The sequence CGCCAAGCTCGAGGGCTTTGAAGGCGCCACCAGCCGCATTGCCGGCGGCGGTGCCGAAGTCTCGGTGGCGGGTTCCAGCTACCGTGGAGCCCAGGGCCTCGACCCGGCACTGATCAAGGAAATCGAGAAGATGTACGGCTTCGACAAATCGGCGCCGGAACGCTTGTGGATCATGGTCAAGAACTACGCCCGGCTGGACTTTGGCGACAGCTTCTTTCGTGACGCCAAGGTGATCGACCTGATCAAGGAAAAGATGCCGGTGTCGATCTCGCTCGGGCTGTGGAGCACCCTGATCATGTACCTGGTGTCGATCCCGCTGGGGATCGCCAAGGCCACCCGCCATGGCAGCCACTTCGATGTCTGGACCAGTTCGGCAATCATCGTCGGCTATGCCATTCCGGCGTTCCTGTTTGCCATCTTGCTGATCGTGGTGTTTGCCGGTGGCAGTTATTTCGACTGGTTCCCCTTGCGTGGGCTGACCTCCAACAACTTTGAAGAGTTGAGCTGGGGCGGCAAGATCCTCGACTACTTCTGGCACCTAGCCCTGCCCGTCACTGCCCTGGTGATCGGTAACTTCGCGACCATGACGTTGCTGACCAAAAACAGCTTCCTCGACGAAATCAACAAACAGTACGTGGTCACCGCCAAGGCCAAGGGCCTGACCAATCACCGCGTGCTCTACGGCCACGTGTTCCGCAACGCCATGCTGCTGGTGATTGCCGGCTTCCCTTCGGCGTTCATCGGCATTTTCTTCACCGGCTCCTTGCTGGTGGAAGTGATTTTCTCCCTCGACGGCCTGGGCCTCATGAGCTTTGAAGCGGCGATCAACCGTGACTATCCGGTGGTGTTCGGCACGCTGTTTATTTT is a genomic window of Pseudomonas sp. ADAK18 containing:
- a CDS encoding microcin C ABC transporter permease YejB; protein product: MLAYIFRRLLLIIPTLFGILLINFVIIQAAPGGPVEQMIAKLEGFEGATSRIAGGGAEVSVAGSSYRGAQGLDPALIKEIEKMYGFDKSAPERLWIMVKNYARLDFGDSFFRDAKVIDLIKEKMPVSISLGLWSTLIMYLVSIPLGIAKATRHGSHFDVWTSSAIIVGYAIPAFLFAILLIVVFAGGSYFDWFPLRGLTSNNFEELSWGGKILDYFWHLALPVTALVIGNFATMTLLTKNSFLDEINKQYVVTAKAKGLTNHRVLYGHVFRNAMLLVIAGFPSAFIGIFFTGSLLVEVIFSLDGLGLMSFEAAINRDYPVVFGTLFIFTLLGLVVKLIGDLTYTLVDPRIDFASREH